In Vigna angularis cultivar LongXiaoDou No.4 chromosome 8, ASM1680809v1, whole genome shotgun sequence, one DNA window encodes the following:
- the LOC108346008 gene encoding isocitrate dehydrogenase [NADP], chloroplastic/mitochondrial isoform X5: MLRAAALRLSAIITMPSSISLRNPNFLISSTSTTLFRSRLLPSHTLSFSNRLSLRCFAARAAFDRLPVLNPIVEMDGDEMTRIIWSMIKDKLIFPYLDLNIKYFDLGLHNRDATDDKVTVESAEATLKYNVAVKCATITPDEARVKEFGLKSMWRSPNGTIRNILNGTVFREPIICRNIPRIIPGWKKPICIGRHAFGDQYRATDAIIGGPGKLKLVFVPENGDATTELEVYNFKGPGVALAMYNVDESIRAFAESSMALAFAKKWPLYLSTKNTILKKYDGRFKDIFQEVYEERWKIKFEEHSIWYEHRLIDDMVAYAVKSEGGYVWACKNYDGDVQSDLLAQGFGSLGLMTSVLLSSDGKTLEAEAAHGTVTRHFRLHQKGQETSTNSIASIYAWTRGLEHRVSREFYLNTEEFIDAVAHNLETKLQDPVAVV, from the exons ATGCTTAGAGCGGCAGCGCTTCGGTTAAGCGCTATCATCACCATGCCTTCTTCAATCTCTCTCAGAAACCCTAACTTCCTCATTTCTTCAACTTCCACAACGCTCTTTCGCTCTCGCCTTCTTCCCTCCCACACCCTCTCCTTCTCCAATCGCCTCTCGCTCCGATGCTTCGCTGCACGCGCCGCCTTCGACCGACTTCCCGTTCTCAATCCCATCGTCGAAATGGACG GTGATGAAATGACCAGGATTATATGGAGCATGATCAAGGATAAA CTTATATTTCCTTACCTGGATTTGAACATAAAGTATTTTGATCTTGGACTTCACAATCGTGATGCTACTGATGACAAAGTTACGGTGGAAAGTGCTGAAGCCACTCTCAA GTACAACGTTGCTGTGAAATGTGCAACAATAACTCCTG ATGAGGCCCGAGTCAAAGAATTTGGACTGAAGTCTATGTGGAGAAGCCCCAATGGCACAATCAGGAATATTTTAAATG GCACTGTTTTCCGTGAACCAATAATATGCCGCAACATACCGAGAATCATTCCTG GATGGAAAAAACCCATATGTATTGGTAGGCATGCTTTTGGTGACCAGTATCGTGCCACTGATGCAATAATTGGAGGACCAGGGAAGCTCAAATTGGTATTTG tcCCAGAAAATGGTGATGCTACAACGGAGCTTGAAGTTTACAATTTCAAAGGACCTGGAGTAGCACTTGCTATGTATAATGTTGATGAG TCCATTCGAGCATTTGCTGAATCATCAATGGCACTAGCTTTTGCAAAGAAATGGCCTCTTTACTTGAGCACCAAAAACACAATTCTAAAGAAATATGATGGCAG GTTTAAGGATATATTCCAGGAAGTGTATGAAGAAAGGTGGAAGATAAAGTTTGAAGAGCACTCAATATG GTATGAGCATAGGCTAATTGATGACATGGTAGCATATGCAGTCAAGAGTGAAGGTGGATATGTTTGGGCTTGCAAGAATTATGATGGTGATGTCCAAAGTGATTTACTAGCTCAAG GATTTGGCTCATTGGGTCTCATGACTTCTGTACTG TTATCTTCTGATGGCAAGACGTTAGAAGCTGAGGCAGCTCATGGAACTGTAACTCGACATTTCCGGCTTCATCAAAAGGGACAAGAAACTAGTACAAACAGTATTGCTTCCATATATGCTTGGACACGAGGACTGGAACACAG GGTATCAAGGGAATTTTACTTGAATACAGAGGAATTTATTGATGCTGTGGCACATAATCTTGAGACAAAGCTCCAAGATCCTGTAGCGGTGGTTTGA
- the LOC108346008 gene encoding cytosolic isocitrate dehydrogenase [NADP] isoform X4, producing the protein MLRAAALRLSAIITMPSSISLRNPNFLISSTSTTLFRSRLLPSHTLSFSNRLSLRCFAARAAFDRLPVLNPIVEMDGDEMTRIIWSMIKDKLIFPYLDLNIKYFDLGLHNRDATDDKVTVESAEATLKYNVAVKCATITPDEARVKEFGLKSMWRSPNGTIRNILNGTVFREPIICRNIPRIIPGWKKPICIGRHAFGDQYRATDAIIGGPGKLKLVFENGDATTELEVYNFKGPGVALAMYNVDESIRAFAESSMALAFAKKWPLYLSTKNTILKKYDGRFKDIFQEVYEERWKIKFEEHSIWYEHRLIDDMVAYAVKSEGGYVWACKNYDGDVQSDLLAQGFGSLGLMTSVLLSSDGKTLEAEAAHGTVTRHFRLHQKGQETSTNSIASIYAWTRGLEHRAKLDNNEKLLDFTKKLEAACVETVESGKMTKDLAILIHGPKVSREFYLNTEEFIDAVAHNLETKLQDPVAVV; encoded by the exons ATGCTTAGAGCGGCAGCGCTTCGGTTAAGCGCTATCATCACCATGCCTTCTTCAATCTCTCTCAGAAACCCTAACTTCCTCATTTCTTCAACTTCCACAACGCTCTTTCGCTCTCGCCTTCTTCCCTCCCACACCCTCTCCTTCTCCAATCGCCTCTCGCTCCGATGCTTCGCTGCACGCGCCGCCTTCGACCGACTTCCCGTTCTCAATCCCATCGTCGAAATGGACG GTGATGAAATGACCAGGATTATATGGAGCATGATCAAGGATAAA CTTATATTTCCTTACCTGGATTTGAACATAAAGTATTTTGATCTTGGACTTCACAATCGTGATGCTACTGATGACAAAGTTACGGTGGAAAGTGCTGAAGCCACTCTCAA GTACAACGTTGCTGTGAAATGTGCAACAATAACTCCTG ATGAGGCCCGAGTCAAAGAATTTGGACTGAAGTCTATGTGGAGAAGCCCCAATGGCACAATCAGGAATATTTTAAATG GCACTGTTTTCCGTGAACCAATAATATGCCGCAACATACCGAGAATCATTCCTG GATGGAAAAAACCCATATGTATTGGTAGGCATGCTTTTGGTGACCAGTATCGTGCCACTGATGCAATAATTGGAGGACCAGGGAAGCTCAAATTGGTATTTG AAAATGGTGATGCTACAACGGAGCTTGAAGTTTACAATTTCAAAGGACCTGGAGTAGCACTTGCTATGTATAATGTTGATGAG TCCATTCGAGCATTTGCTGAATCATCAATGGCACTAGCTTTTGCAAAGAAATGGCCTCTTTACTTGAGCACCAAAAACACAATTCTAAAGAAATATGATGGCAG GTTTAAGGATATATTCCAGGAAGTGTATGAAGAAAGGTGGAAGATAAAGTTTGAAGAGCACTCAATATG GTATGAGCATAGGCTAATTGATGACATGGTAGCATATGCAGTCAAGAGTGAAGGTGGATATGTTTGGGCTTGCAAGAATTATGATGGTGATGTCCAAAGTGATTTACTAGCTCAAG GATTTGGCTCATTGGGTCTCATGACTTCTGTACTG TTATCTTCTGATGGCAAGACGTTAGAAGCTGAGGCAGCTCATGGAACTGTAACTCGACATTTCCGGCTTCATCAAAAGGGACAAGAAACTAGTACAAACAGTATTGCTTCCATATATGCTTGGACACGAGGACTGGAACACAG AGCCAAGTTggataataatgaaaaattactgGATTTTACTAAAAAATTGGAGGCTGCATGTGTTGAGACTGTGGAGTCGGGAAAGATGACTAAGGATCTTGCAATTCTGATTCATGGACCTAA GGTATCAAGGGAATTTTACTTGAATACAGAGGAATTTATTGATGCTGTGGCACATAATCTTGAGACAAAGCTCCAAGATCCTGTAGCGGTGGTTTGA
- the LOC108346008 gene encoding isocitrate dehydrogenase [NADP] isoform X3 — translation MLRAAALRLSAIITMPSSISLRNPNFLISSTSTTLFRSRLLPSHTLSFSNRLSLRCFAARAAFDRLPVLNPIVEMDGDEMTRIIWSMIKDKLIFPYLDLNIKYFDLGLHNRDATDDKVTVESAEATLKYNVAVKCATITPDEARVKEFGLKSMWRSPNGTIRNILNGTVFREPIICRNIPRIIPGWKKPICIGRHAFGDQYRATDAIIGGPGKLKLVFVPENGDATTELEVYNFKGPGVALAMYNVDESIRAFAESSMALAFAKKWPLYLSTKNTILKKYDGRFKDIFQEVYEERWKIKFEEHSIWYEHRLIDDMVAYAVKSEGGYVWACKNYDGDVQSDLLAQGFGSLGLMTSVLLSSDGKTLEAEAAHGTVTRHFRLHQKGQETSTNSIASIYAWTRGLEHRAKLDNNEKLLDFTKKLEAACVETVESGKMTKDLAILIHGPKVSREFYLNTEEFIDAVAHNLETKLQDPVAVV, via the exons ATGCTTAGAGCGGCAGCGCTTCGGTTAAGCGCTATCATCACCATGCCTTCTTCAATCTCTCTCAGAAACCCTAACTTCCTCATTTCTTCAACTTCCACAACGCTCTTTCGCTCTCGCCTTCTTCCCTCCCACACCCTCTCCTTCTCCAATCGCCTCTCGCTCCGATGCTTCGCTGCACGCGCCGCCTTCGACCGACTTCCCGTTCTCAATCCCATCGTCGAAATGGACG GTGATGAAATGACCAGGATTATATGGAGCATGATCAAGGATAAA CTTATATTTCCTTACCTGGATTTGAACATAAAGTATTTTGATCTTGGACTTCACAATCGTGATGCTACTGATGACAAAGTTACGGTGGAAAGTGCTGAAGCCACTCTCAA GTACAACGTTGCTGTGAAATGTGCAACAATAACTCCTG ATGAGGCCCGAGTCAAAGAATTTGGACTGAAGTCTATGTGGAGAAGCCCCAATGGCACAATCAGGAATATTTTAAATG GCACTGTTTTCCGTGAACCAATAATATGCCGCAACATACCGAGAATCATTCCTG GATGGAAAAAACCCATATGTATTGGTAGGCATGCTTTTGGTGACCAGTATCGTGCCACTGATGCAATAATTGGAGGACCAGGGAAGCTCAAATTGGTATTTG tcCCAGAAAATGGTGATGCTACAACGGAGCTTGAAGTTTACAATTTCAAAGGACCTGGAGTAGCACTTGCTATGTATAATGTTGATGAG TCCATTCGAGCATTTGCTGAATCATCAATGGCACTAGCTTTTGCAAAGAAATGGCCTCTTTACTTGAGCACCAAAAACACAATTCTAAAGAAATATGATGGCAG GTTTAAGGATATATTCCAGGAAGTGTATGAAGAAAGGTGGAAGATAAAGTTTGAAGAGCACTCAATATG GTATGAGCATAGGCTAATTGATGACATGGTAGCATATGCAGTCAAGAGTGAAGGTGGATATGTTTGGGCTTGCAAGAATTATGATGGTGATGTCCAAAGTGATTTACTAGCTCAAG GATTTGGCTCATTGGGTCTCATGACTTCTGTACTG TTATCTTCTGATGGCAAGACGTTAGAAGCTGAGGCAGCTCATGGAACTGTAACTCGACATTTCCGGCTTCATCAAAAGGGACAAGAAACTAGTACAAACAGTATTGCTTCCATATATGCTTGGACACGAGGACTGGAACACAG AGCCAAGTTggataataatgaaaaattactgGATTTTACTAAAAAATTGGAGGCTGCATGTGTTGAGACTGTGGAGTCGGGAAAGATGACTAAGGATCTTGCAATTCTGATTCATGGACCTAA GGTATCAAGGGAATTTTACTTGAATACAGAGGAATTTATTGATGCTGTGGCACATAATCTTGAGACAAAGCTCCAAGATCCTGTAGCGGTGGTTTGA
- the LOC108346008 gene encoding isocitrate dehydrogenase [NADP] isoform X1: protein MLRAAALRLSAIITMPSSISLRNPNFLISSTSTTLFRSRLLPSHTLSFSNRLSLRCFAARAAFDRLPVLNPIVEMDGDEMTRIIWSMIKDKLIFPYLDLNIKYFDLGLHNRDATDDKVTVESAEATLKYNVAVKCATITPDEARVKEFGLKSMWRSPNGTIRNILNGTVFREPIICRNIPRIIPGWKKPICIGRHAFGDQYRATDAIIGGPGKLKLVFVPENGDATTELEVYNFKGPGVALAMYNVDESIRAFAESSMALAFAKKWPLYLSTKNTILKKYDGRFKDIFQEVYEERWKIKFEEHSIWYEHRLIDDMVAYAVKSEGGYVWACKNYDGDVQSDLLAQGFGSLGLMTSVLLSSDGKTLEAEAAHGTVTRHFRLHQKGQETSTNSIASIYAWTRGLEHRAKLDNNEKLLDFTKKLEAACVETVESGKMTKDLAILIHGPNHWIHFLVRFENLSPIPFQRVTRTNSGIKGILLEYRGIY, encoded by the exons ATGCTTAGAGCGGCAGCGCTTCGGTTAAGCGCTATCATCACCATGCCTTCTTCAATCTCTCTCAGAAACCCTAACTTCCTCATTTCTTCAACTTCCACAACGCTCTTTCGCTCTCGCCTTCTTCCCTCCCACACCCTCTCCTTCTCCAATCGCCTCTCGCTCCGATGCTTCGCTGCACGCGCCGCCTTCGACCGACTTCCCGTTCTCAATCCCATCGTCGAAATGGACG GTGATGAAATGACCAGGATTATATGGAGCATGATCAAGGATAAA CTTATATTTCCTTACCTGGATTTGAACATAAAGTATTTTGATCTTGGACTTCACAATCGTGATGCTACTGATGACAAAGTTACGGTGGAAAGTGCTGAAGCCACTCTCAA GTACAACGTTGCTGTGAAATGTGCAACAATAACTCCTG ATGAGGCCCGAGTCAAAGAATTTGGACTGAAGTCTATGTGGAGAAGCCCCAATGGCACAATCAGGAATATTTTAAATG GCACTGTTTTCCGTGAACCAATAATATGCCGCAACATACCGAGAATCATTCCTG GATGGAAAAAACCCATATGTATTGGTAGGCATGCTTTTGGTGACCAGTATCGTGCCACTGATGCAATAATTGGAGGACCAGGGAAGCTCAAATTGGTATTTG tcCCAGAAAATGGTGATGCTACAACGGAGCTTGAAGTTTACAATTTCAAAGGACCTGGAGTAGCACTTGCTATGTATAATGTTGATGAG TCCATTCGAGCATTTGCTGAATCATCAATGGCACTAGCTTTTGCAAAGAAATGGCCTCTTTACTTGAGCACCAAAAACACAATTCTAAAGAAATATGATGGCAG GTTTAAGGATATATTCCAGGAAGTGTATGAAGAAAGGTGGAAGATAAAGTTTGAAGAGCACTCAATATG GTATGAGCATAGGCTAATTGATGACATGGTAGCATATGCAGTCAAGAGTGAAGGTGGATATGTTTGGGCTTGCAAGAATTATGATGGTGATGTCCAAAGTGATTTACTAGCTCAAG GATTTGGCTCATTGGGTCTCATGACTTCTGTACTG TTATCTTCTGATGGCAAGACGTTAGAAGCTGAGGCAGCTCATGGAACTGTAACTCGACATTTCCGGCTTCATCAAAAGGGACAAGAAACTAGTACAAACAGTATTGCTTCCATATATGCTTGGACACGAGGACTGGAACACAG AGCCAAGTTggataataatgaaaaattactgGATTTTACTAAAAAATTGGAGGCTGCATGTGTTGAGACTGTGGAGTCGGGAAAGATGACTAAGGATCTTGCAATTCTGATTCATGGACCTAA TCATTGGATCCATTTCCTAGTTCGGTTCGAGAATCTCTCCCCTATTCCATTCCAAAGAGTAACTAGGACCAATTCA GGTATCAAGGGAATTTTACTTGAATACAGAGGAATTTATTGA
- the LOC108346008 gene encoding cytosolic isocitrate dehydrogenase [NADP] isoform X2, with product MLRAAALRLSAIITMPSSISLRNPNFLISSTSTTLFRSRLLPSHTLSFSNRLSLRCFAARAAFDRLPVLNPIVEMDGDEMTRIIWSMIKDKLIFPYLDLNIKYFDLGLHNRDATDDKVTVESAEATLKYNVAVKCATITPDEARVKEFGLKSMWRSPNGTIRNILNGTVFREPIICRNIPRIIPGWKKPICIGRHAFGDQYRATDAIIGGPGKLKLVFENGDATTELEVYNFKGPGVALAMYNVDESIRAFAESSMALAFAKKWPLYLSTKNTILKKYDGRFKDIFQEVYEERWKIKFEEHSIWYEHRLIDDMVAYAVKSEGGYVWACKNYDGDVQSDLLAQGFGSLGLMTSVLLSSDGKTLEAEAAHGTVTRHFRLHQKGQETSTNSIASIYAWTRGLEHRAKLDNNEKLLDFTKKLEAACVETVESGKMTKDLAILIHGPNHWIHFLVRFENLSPIPFQRVTRTNSGIKGILLEYRGIY from the exons ATGCTTAGAGCGGCAGCGCTTCGGTTAAGCGCTATCATCACCATGCCTTCTTCAATCTCTCTCAGAAACCCTAACTTCCTCATTTCTTCAACTTCCACAACGCTCTTTCGCTCTCGCCTTCTTCCCTCCCACACCCTCTCCTTCTCCAATCGCCTCTCGCTCCGATGCTTCGCTGCACGCGCCGCCTTCGACCGACTTCCCGTTCTCAATCCCATCGTCGAAATGGACG GTGATGAAATGACCAGGATTATATGGAGCATGATCAAGGATAAA CTTATATTTCCTTACCTGGATTTGAACATAAAGTATTTTGATCTTGGACTTCACAATCGTGATGCTACTGATGACAAAGTTACGGTGGAAAGTGCTGAAGCCACTCTCAA GTACAACGTTGCTGTGAAATGTGCAACAATAACTCCTG ATGAGGCCCGAGTCAAAGAATTTGGACTGAAGTCTATGTGGAGAAGCCCCAATGGCACAATCAGGAATATTTTAAATG GCACTGTTTTCCGTGAACCAATAATATGCCGCAACATACCGAGAATCATTCCTG GATGGAAAAAACCCATATGTATTGGTAGGCATGCTTTTGGTGACCAGTATCGTGCCACTGATGCAATAATTGGAGGACCAGGGAAGCTCAAATTGGTATTTG AAAATGGTGATGCTACAACGGAGCTTGAAGTTTACAATTTCAAAGGACCTGGAGTAGCACTTGCTATGTATAATGTTGATGAG TCCATTCGAGCATTTGCTGAATCATCAATGGCACTAGCTTTTGCAAAGAAATGGCCTCTTTACTTGAGCACCAAAAACACAATTCTAAAGAAATATGATGGCAG GTTTAAGGATATATTCCAGGAAGTGTATGAAGAAAGGTGGAAGATAAAGTTTGAAGAGCACTCAATATG GTATGAGCATAGGCTAATTGATGACATGGTAGCATATGCAGTCAAGAGTGAAGGTGGATATGTTTGGGCTTGCAAGAATTATGATGGTGATGTCCAAAGTGATTTACTAGCTCAAG GATTTGGCTCATTGGGTCTCATGACTTCTGTACTG TTATCTTCTGATGGCAAGACGTTAGAAGCTGAGGCAGCTCATGGAACTGTAACTCGACATTTCCGGCTTCATCAAAAGGGACAAGAAACTAGTACAAACAGTATTGCTTCCATATATGCTTGGACACGAGGACTGGAACACAG AGCCAAGTTggataataatgaaaaattactgGATTTTACTAAAAAATTGGAGGCTGCATGTGTTGAGACTGTGGAGTCGGGAAAGATGACTAAGGATCTTGCAATTCTGATTCATGGACCTAA TCATTGGATCCATTTCCTAGTTCGGTTCGAGAATCTCTCCCCTATTCCATTCCAAAGAGTAACTAGGACCAATTCA GGTATCAAGGGAATTTTACTTGAATACAGAGGAATTTATTGA